A window from Chryseobacterium vaccae encodes these proteins:
- a CDS encoding SusD/RagB family nutrient-binding outer membrane lipoprotein: MKKIFLIIGFTSLALAFTSCEREITSLNEDPKHPTEVPSGVLFASAEQVLLDQILNVSVNRNVTRFFTQQWSQTTYTGESRYDIKTRNIPRNHYNRMMSSSSATVPSPGVLSALRDARRFLESEGGSPVQKNNNIAMIELVNVYAWANLVDTYGDIPYFGALKATAENPGNAEIPYDDAKTIYLDLIKRIDAALALINTSETGYDKDLIYKGDMVKWKKMGNSLKFKMAVTLADVEPALAKTYAEAAFTGGLFVDKLDNFGLQTFPSGLLSNPVYQDVIQSGRNDFVPSDVLINFMNAKSDPRRAIWFTTIGGDYVGGRYARQNVFGQFSHFTNAISGENAQGFLLDYTQITFLRAEAAQRGFSVGGAAPTLYTQAIQASMDEYGVSNANAATYIAANPYDVVNWKKSIGEQAWIAMFNKGFQAWDFARRLDFPVFVNPSNSRAEAVPIRMLYSDQEYLLNNANVTAAASKIGGDKVSTKIFWDKF; this comes from the coding sequence ATGAAAAAAATATTTTTAATTATAGGTTTTACTTCATTAGCACTGGCTTTTACTTCGTGTGAAAGAGAAATTACGTCACTAAATGAAGATCCTAAACACCCAACAGAAGTTCCTTCCGGTGTACTTTTTGCGAGTGCTGAACAAGTTCTGCTTGACCAGATATTGAACGTTAGTGTTAACCGTAATGTTACCCGGTTTTTTACTCAGCAATGGTCACAGACAACATATACTGGGGAGTCCAGATATGATATCAAAACCAGGAATATACCTAGAAACCATTATAATCGTATGATGTCATCTTCTTCTGCCACAGTTCCTTCACCAGGCGTACTATCGGCATTAAGGGATGCAAGAAGATTTCTTGAGTCAGAAGGAGGAAGTCCTGTGCAAAAAAATAATAACATTGCCATGATTGAATTGGTAAATGTATATGCCTGGGCTAATTTAGTTGATACTTATGGAGATATCCCTTATTTTGGTGCATTAAAGGCAACCGCTGAAAATCCAGGAAATGCTGAAATTCCTTATGATGATGCTAAGACAATCTATTTAGACCTGATTAAAAGAATTGATGCTGCTCTTGCTTTGATTAATACTTCTGAGACAGGATATGATAAAGATCTTATCTATAAAGGAGATATGGTGAAGTGGAAGAAAATGGGAAATTCTTTGAAGTTTAAAATGGCTGTTACGCTGGCAGATGTTGAACCTGCTTTGGCTAAAACATATGCCGAGGCTGCTTTTACTGGTGGTTTATTTGTTGATAAACTTGATAACTTCGGACTACAAACATTCCCTTCAGGGTTATTATCTAATCCTGTTTATCAGGACGTGATTCAATCTGGTAGAAATGATTTTGTTCCTTCAGATGTTTTAATTAACTTTATGAATGCTAAAAGTGATCCAAGAAGAGCTATTTGGTTTACAACAATAGGGGGTGATTATGTAGGAGGCAGATATGCCAGACAAAACGTGTTTGGTCAGTTCTCTCACTTTACAAATGCTATTTCAGGAGAAAATGCTCAGGGATTTTTATTAGATTATACACAAATTACCTTCTTGAGAGCTGAAGCAGCACAAAGAGGATTTAGCGTAGGAGGTGCTGCACCAACTTTGTATACTCAAGCTATCCAAGCGTCAATGGATGAATATGGGGTAAGTAATGCAAATGCAGCAACCTATATTGCAGCAAATCCATATGATGTGGTAAATTGGAAAAAATCTATTGGAGAACAGGCTTGGATTGCTATGTTCAATAAAGGTTTCCAGGCTTGGGATTTCGCAAGAAGACTAGATTTTCCGGTATTTGTAAATCCTTCAAACTCCAGAGCGGAAGCCGTTCCAATCAGAATGCTTTATTCCGATCAGGAGTACCTTCTGAACAATGCTAACGTTACTGCTGCAGCATCTAAAATTGGGGGAGATAAAGTATCTACAAAGATATTTTGGGATAAATTTTAA